A section of the Castanea sativa cultivar Marrone di Chiusa Pesio chromosome 12, ASM4071231v1 genome encodes:
- the LOC142618818 gene encoding transcription factor MYB36-like encodes MGRAPCCDKANVKKGPWSPEEDAKLKSYIEKHGTGGNWIALPQKIGLKRCGKSCRLRWLNYLRPNIKHGGFSEEEDNIICSLYISIGSRWSIIAAQLPGRTDNDIKNYWNTRLKKKLLGKQRKEQQARRGTNSLKQEMKRGVEMVSDNNNNQNPYWPELPVLAPIPFSNQEPRFNDHASIRKFLIKLGGRFSDIDVPIHDGTSSLQFTNDISSTTQQIYEHSMINNIPSSAPIDAVLNNTGNIQVAQAQSYMEGVELNMLQGQSCFPGELEEIVYNNPQGLDGLEFLCGEDMVYNRIGSTSTSSESVGWGEMNSLIYPPVASNYEGMLQRTQRECVFEELRYYQAN; translated from the exons ATGGGGAGAGCTCCATGTTGTGACAAAGCAAACGTCAAGAAAGGCCCATGGTCACCTGAAGAAGATGCCAAGCTCAAGTCCTATATAGAGAAGCATGGCACCGGTGGTAACTGGATCGCTTTACCACAAAAAATTG GCCTTAAGAGATGCGGCAAGAGTTGCCGCCTTAGATGGTTAAACTATCTCCGCCCAAATATCAAGCATGGAGGATTTTCAGAAGAGGAAGACAACATAATTTGCAGCCTCTATATTAGTATCGGAAGCAG GTGGTCTATTATTGCAGCACAATTGCCAGGAAGAACAGATAATGATATAAAGAACTACTGGAACACAAGGCTGAAGAAGAAGCTTCTTGGTaagcaaagaaaagaacaaCAAGCTCGTAGAGGTACTAACAGCCTAAAGCAAGAGATGAAGAGGGGGGTTGAGATGGTTTCTGACAACAACAATAACCAAAACCCTTACTGGCCAGAGCTGCCTGTGTTAGCACCCATACCATTCTCAAACCAAGAACCTCGTTTTAATGATCATGCTTCTATCAGAAAATTTCTTATCAAACTCGGAGGAAGATTTTCTGATATTGATGTGCCAATTCATGATGGGACTAGTAGTCTTCAATTCACAAATGATATCTCCTCCACTACTCAACAAATATATGAGCACTCAATGATCAATAATATACCCTCTTCTGCTCCCATAGATGCAGTACTAAACAACACTGGCAACATTCAAGTTGCACAAGCACAGTCTTACATGGAAGGAGTGGAATTAAACATGTTGCAAGGGCAAAGCTGTTTCCCTGGGGAGCTTGAGGAAATTGTATACAACAATCCACAAGGATTAGATGGGCTAGAGTTCTTATGTGGGGAGGACATGGTTTATAATAGAATTGGCAGTACTAGTACTTCTAGTGAAAGTGTTGGTTGGGGTGAGATGAACTCTCTGATTTATCCTCCTGTAGCTTCCAACTATGAAGGTATGCTACAGCGGACACAACGAGAATGTGTTTTCGAAGAGTTGAGGTACTACCAAGCAAATTAA